The genomic segment AGATCACGTACCTGCGCCGCATCCGCGACCGGGCATGGTCCGTGCCGCTGGACGAGTGGGAGACGGCCACCCACATCATCGAGGACCGGATTCTGGAGTAGCCGGGATCCGATCCACCGACCCCGAACGGAGAGGCCGGGATGTCCGTCATACCACAGAGACCGCTGGGTTTCGGCGAGATACTGGACGGCGCCATCCAGTTCTACCGGCGCGACTTCGGGCTCTACTTCCTCATCGCCCTCGTGGGCGCCCTCCCGGGGTACGCCATGCTGCTCGCCCTCGGGACGCCCGGTACGGGCCTCGATCCCTCGGGGGCGCCTGCCGTCGGCGAACTCGGATTCGACATGGCGATCCTGTTCGCGGCGGCGGCCCTCTCGTGGGTGGGGACGCTGGCGGTCGCCGTCGCCATGGCCGCCCGTCTGGAGGGCCGTCCGGCTTCGCTGGAGGGCGCGTACCGCGGAGCCCTCCGTCCCTTTCCGAGCGGGGCCGGCGGGTACCTGCTCGCCCTGCTGATCGCGGTCCTCGCGGGTCTGATCGTCATGGTCCCGATCATGGTCGCCGGAGCCGCCGCGTTCGCGACCCTCGACAGTTTCATCGCAGGCGTGACCGTCCTCGGGCTCACGGGCCTCGCGGCCGCGCTCGTCGTGCTGGCGATCTGGTTCCGCACCTCGTTCGCGATCTTTCCGGCCGTGCTCCTGGAAGGGCGAAGCGCCGCGGCGGCCGTGCGCCGCTCGCTCAAGCTCGGAAAAGGGGCCTGGCTCCGGATCCTCGGAGTCATGCTCGTCGCCACCATCATCCGCGACGGCCCCTCCTTCGGCATCTTCGCGCTCTTCGGGGGTTTCGAGATGTTCACGTCGCCCACGACGGCGGGCACGCTGAGTCCCGGTCTTCAGGCGGTACAGAACACCCTGGACCTCCTGATCGGATCGCTCACCAAGCCTTTCCTCGTGGCGACCCTGTTCCTCCTCTACCACGATCGGCGGGTGCGTCTGGAAGCCGCTGATCTCGAAACGGCCGCGGCGGCGATGGCAACGGGCGGAGCGTGACTCGACTCGCCGGTCGCGCGGCTTTCCCGGCCGGGCAGGAGCCGTCGCCCGCCGCCGAACCCCTTCCTTCGCCGGACGCGATGTCCGATGCGTTGCGGGAGATCCTCGCCGGATCGGAGTTCGCCTCCCCTGCCCTTCCGGCGCGACGGCGGATCTTCGAATGGATCGCCAACACGCTCTCCGACGCGTGGGATTGGCTGCGACGATTCCTGTTCGAAGAGGGAGGCGGGGTCATGGAGGTGATGGCCGTCCTCGTGGTCCTGGCCGCGCTCGTCGCGCTGGGGGCGGTGGCCCTGCGTCGCGGGCCGCAGTGGGTGCACAGGGTGCGGGGAACGGGGGACGAGGGACCGGAGGACGACGGCGCGCCCGTCTCGGCGCGCGAGTGGTTGGGCCTTGCCCGGACGCGCGCGGGCGAAGGGGAGTTCCGACCGGCGGCGAGCGCGCTGTATCAGGGGTTCCTCCTCACGCTCGACGGGAATGGCGCCGTGGCGTTCCACCCGTCGAAGACGCCCGGCGACTACGCCCTCGAGATGGAAACCGGCGCCGGCCGCAGCTTCATCCGTCATTTCCAGGGACTTTCCTTCGGTCAGGAGACGCCCACCCCCGCCGGTTATGAGGCCCTGGAGGATCTCGCGCGGGACGCGGGGTGCCCGACACCCGCGTCGAGCGAGGAGGCCGATTCATCGTGAGCGCCGCCGGCAGGTTCAGGACGTTCGCGTGGGTCGGCGCGATCGCGCTTGGGGCGGGACTCGCCGCGTACCTCGCCCGCCCCTCGGGACGCACGGCGCTCGACGTTAAACGGAGTTCCTTCCGGACGACGCCGGACGGCGTGGCCGCGTTCGCTCGCGGGCTCGAACGGTTCGACCGCCCGACCGCACCCCGGCTCACGCCGCTGGCCGACGCGGATCCGGTCCCGGGGGCGCTCGTGCTGCTCTCGCCCGCCGTCGTCCCGAGCCCGGTGGAGGTACACGCCCTCCTGGAGCGAGTGCGCCGCGGGGGCACCCTCGTGTACGCGCCGCAACTGTCTCCGGCCCTCGCAAGCACGTTACGGATCACGCCGCTGATGGATTCCCTGGGCATCGCGTTCCGCGTGCCCCGGCCGGGCGATCTGGAAGAGCCGGAGTGGGCCGCCCACCCGCTGACCGACGGCTTGCCGGAGCCGGCGCCTCCGCGCCGCGCGCTCCGCCGCATCACGGCCCGGGAATTCCCTCCCGTGCAAGCGCTGCTCACCGTGGGGAGAGACCGGGACCGAAGATGGACGGGCGCCGGCCTCATGGCCCTGGGGGAGGGACACGTCATCGTCCTCGGCGATGCCGAGCCGCTCTCGAACGGCCGCATCGCCGACGACCCTCTGACGTTCGTCGTCATGCGGGCCGTGCTCACGCACACGGCGCCCTCCGACACGATCTTCTTCGCCGAGTTCCACCAGGGCATCCGTGGCTACGAGAGCACGGCGAGACGCTGGGCGGGCTTCGTCTTCGGCACGGACCGGGGGCGAACCCTCCTGCAACTCCTCCTCGCCGCGTTTCTCGCGCTCGCCTGCGCGGGGCTGCGCTTCGGCGCTCCGACGACGGCCGCCGCTCCGCAGGACCGTGAACGAAGGTCTCCGCTCGAACACGTCTCCGCCCTCGGCGACCTGTACGAGAAAGCGCGAGCCCGGCGGACCGCCGCCCTCCTCCTCCTGGCGCGGCTGGCCCGGAGCGTTCGGCGCCCTCCACCGAGGGACGTTGCCGAGGCCCGGGCGCTGATCCGCGAGCTGGAGACCCGGCGGGGAGAGCAGCCCGGCCTGGCCCGGATCCGACGCGGCTTGCGCGCCGATCCGGTGGACCTGACGATGGTCGCCGCCGGAATCGACGACCACCTCGGACGAAGGGCGGAGTCATGACGACGCGCGACGCGGCGCTGCGTCTGCTGGGCGACATCGAGAAGGTGATCCTCGGCCAGGAGACCGTACTCCGACAGCTGATGATCACCCTTCTTGCCCGTGGCCATGCGCTTCTCGAGGGTGTGCCGGGGACGGCCAAGACGCTCTCCGTCCGTGCCCTCGCCCGCGGCCTGGGGCTTGACTTCGGCCGCGTCCAGTTCACGCCGGATCTCATGCCCACGGATCTCGTCGGCGTGAGCGTGCTGGACGAGACCCAGCGGAACTTCCGCTACCGGCCCGGCCCCGTGTTCACCGACCTGCTCCTGGCCGATGAGATCAACCGCGCGCCGCCCAAGACCCAGGCGGCGCTCCTGGAGGCGATGGAGGAGCGCCAGGTCACCGTCGACGGCGCCACGCGGGCCCTGCCCGCGCCGTTCACGGTCTTCGCGACCCAGAATCCGGTCGAATACGAGGGGACCTATCCACTCCCCGAGGCGCAGGTCGACCGCTTTCTGATGAAAGTCGTGATCGACTATCCGCCGGAGGAAGCGGAGCGGGCGATTCTTGACCGTCACGAGGGCGGGTTCCGGGCGGACGACGAGGCCACCTATCCGATGGGCGAACCGCTGACGCGCGAGGCGCTCCTCGCGGCGCGCGACGCGGTGGACGACGTCCACATGGACGAGAGAGTCAGGCGCTACGTGACCGGGATCGTGCGGGCGACGCGGCACGACCAGGCGTTCGCGCTGGGGGCGAGTCCCCGCGCGGGCGTGGCCCTCTTCCAGGCCGCGAGAGCGGAGGCGTTTCTCCACGGCCGGGACTTCGTCACGCCGGACGACGTGAAGTCGCTCTCGTTCCCCGTGCTCCGGCACCGCGTCGTATTGACCGCCGAGGCGGAGGTCGAAGGACGTTCTTCGGACGACGAACTGCGGGCGCTGCTCGAGACACTGGAGGCGCCCCGATAATCCGCATCGCGGTGGTCCCCGGCGGGCGGACTTTGTGGCTGCTCGGGCTGACCTCGTTCGTCTTCCTGTTTTCGGCGACGGCCGCCCTGGCGACGGACGCCGTCATCCTCCTCCTGGCCTGGATCGACGGTCGGCGTGCGAAGCCTCCGTCGGTCTCCCGCACGGTGCCGCGCATCGCCGCGCTCGGGGAGGTCACCGAGGTCGGCCTCGACGTGGTCAACCCGACGAAGCGGCGGCTCTCCGTCCTCCTCACGGACGACCTCGATCCATCCCTCCGTCGCCTCCCCGGACGCGACGGAAACGAAGCGTGGGAGGCGGGCGTGCGGCTGGACATCCCTCCCGCTTCGGTCGTACGCGCCCGCTACAGGATGCGGCCGCGCACACGCGGATTCCTCGGCATGGGGGCGATTCATCTGCGAACGCGCTCGCCGTGGGGATTCGCATGGCGGCGCTCCACCGTGGACGCGGAGCACACGCTGCAGGTGCAGCCCGGGATCCGGAGCCTCCTGCGGGACCGCAGCGGCCACGCGCTCCGGCGCGGCCTTCGCACTGCCGGCTCCCGCCGCAGCCGGCAGTGGGGTGACGGCCGCGAGTTCGAGAGCCTGCGCGACTACGCCGAGGGGGACGACCCGCGCATCGTCGACTGGAAGGCGTCGGCGAAGCGCCAGCGTTTCGTCGTCCGCAACTACGAGGCGGAACGCAGCCAGAACGTCGTCCTCGCCATCGACGCGGGCCGCCACATGCGCGAGCGGCTCGCGGACCGGGAGCG from the Candidatus Palauibacter polyketidifaciens genome contains:
- a CDS encoding DUF58 domain-containing protein; its protein translation is MWLLGLTSFVFLFSATAALATDAVILLLAWIDGRRAKPPSVSRTVPRIAALGEVTEVGLDVVNPTKRRLSVLLTDDLDPSLRRLPGRDGNEAWEAGVRLDIPPASVVRARYRMRPRTRGFLGMGAIHLRTRSPWGFAWRRSTVDAEHTLQVQPGIRSLLRDRSGHALRRGLRTAGSRRSRQWGDGREFESLRDYAEGDDPRIVDWKASAKRQRFVVRNYEAERSQNVVLAIDAGRHMRERLADRERVDFALAAGMMLANRARSFGDRVGTVVFDDRIRHLSPPRRSDPAALARIFAGVETRPVEPNYPLALATLSRTFRKRSLVILFCDVIDEAVSKALVTSLARIGRAHLPLAVAIRNPSLEAAAMRPATDEAAVFHRAAAEELVQARATTLHVMRQSGILVVDTPPGDALVRTLDKYVEIKERGLL
- a CDS encoding DUF4350 domain-containing protein, with amino-acid sequence MSAAGRFRTFAWVGAIALGAGLAAYLARPSGRTALDVKRSSFRTTPDGVAAFARGLERFDRPTAPRLTPLADADPVPGALVLLSPAVVPSPVEVHALLERVRRGGTLVYAPQLSPALASTLRITPLMDSLGIAFRVPRPGDLEEPEWAAHPLTDGLPEPAPPRRALRRITAREFPPVQALLTVGRDRDRRWTGAGLMALGEGHVIVLGDAEPLSNGRIADDPLTFVVMRAVLTHTAPSDTIFFAEFHQGIRGYESTARRWAGFVFGTDRGRTLLQLLLAAFLALACAGLRFGAPTTAAAPQDRERRSPLEHVSALGDLYEKARARRTAALLLLARLARSVRRPPPRDVAEARALIRELETRRGEQPGLARIRRGLRADPVDLTMVAAGIDDHLGRRAES
- a CDS encoding MoxR family ATPase: MTTRDAALRLLGDIEKVILGQETVLRQLMITLLARGHALLEGVPGTAKTLSVRALARGLGLDFGRVQFTPDLMPTDLVGVSVLDETQRNFRYRPGPVFTDLLLADEINRAPPKTQAALLEAMEERQVTVDGATRALPAPFTVFATQNPVEYEGTYPLPEAQVDRFLMKVVIDYPPEEAERAILDRHEGGFRADDEATYPMGEPLTREALLAARDAVDDVHMDERVRRYVTGIVRATRHDQAFALGASPRAGVALFQAARAEAFLHGRDFVTPDDVKSLSFPVLRHRVVLTAEAEVEGRSSDDELRALLETLEAPR